The following coding sequences lie in one Danio rerio strain Tuebingen ecotype United States chromosome 25, GRCz12tu, whole genome shotgun sequence genomic window:
- the si:dkeyp-93a5.3 gene encoding serine protease 27, translated as MWWKTCVTLLLLMYVRDSLSNLQVCGRPNPTLNPRIVGGVNATHGAWPWMVSLQGRYGHFCGGSLINNQWVLTAAHCIVDETPSSIIVYLGKWRSYVADVNSISRTIRHIIPHPSYSNITKDNDIALLQLTSTVQYTDYIKPICLADENSNFPRGTNSWVAGWGDIGVLGTGGIRGRTTVSVPLPHPGILQEAELKVYSNADCNNICHGRITPNMICAGTRRGGKATFSGDSGGPLMTKCSVWVQAGVLSHGYGCAQPNLPEVFIRVSEYKQWITGNVGGNLPGFVLFDPRCSLHKVLNRVFCCFG; from the exons ATGTGGTGGAAAACCTGTGTGACTTTACTCCTGTTGATGTATGTCAGAG ATTCACTTTCTAATTTGCAAG TATGTGGACGTCCAAACCCCACATTAAATCCTCGCATTGTGGGTGGTGTGAATGCAACTCATGGCGCGTGGCCGTGGATGGTCAGTCTGCAGGGCAGATATGGCCATTTTTGTGGCGGCTCCCTCATCAACAATCAATGGGTGCtgacagcagctcactgcattgtTGA TGAAACCCCATCCAGCATAATTGTGTACTTAGGAAAGTGGAGAAGTTATGTAGCTGATGTCAATTCAATCTCCAGAACTATCAGACACATCATTCCCCATCCCTCCTACAGTAACATAACTAAAGATAATGACATCGCTCTGCTGCAGCTGACATCTACAGTCCAATATACTGACTACATTAAACCCATATGTCTAGCAGATGAAAACAGCAACTTCCCTCGTGGCACCAACAGCTGGGTCGCAGGCTGGGGGGATATTGGAGTTTTGGGCACAGGTGGTATAAGAGGCAGAACCACAGTGTCTGTGCCTTTACCTCATCCTGGCATTCTGCAAGAGGCTGAGCTTAAAGTGTACAGTAATGCAGACTGCAATAATATTTGTCATGGACGGATCACCCCCAACATGATTTGTGCTGGTACACGTCGTGGAGGCAAAGCAACCTTTTCT GGGGACTCTGGTGGTCCACTGATGACTAAGTGTTCAGTGTGGGTTCAGGCTGGTGTTCTCAGTCATGGTTATGGATGCGCACAGCCCAATCTTCCTGAGGTGTTCATTCGTGTCTCAGAGTATAAGCAATGGATTACAGGCAATGTCGGTGGAAACCTGCCTGGATTTGTCCTCTTTGACCCAAGATGTTCTCTTCACA AAGTTCTTAATAGAGTCTTCTGCTGCTTTGGATAA